One Micromonospora sp. FIMYZ51 genomic window carries:
- a CDS encoding RDD family protein, whose amino-acid sequence MSVAPGWYVDPADPQTRRYWDGEGWIGAPIPVDATPPAGPPEPEPEPEPEPATPATEPTGPPAERHPGATPSSGPPAGWPQGVPPGQPTGAPGAPPSWVHPPTWPGQPPEIRPHGLPLASFGARLTARLIDFGIVFALNALVNGWFFWRYLAELSPVVDEFWRRVQAQDRTTEPFPAAGEQAGSLLVVILLIATSLWLAYEVPAMAANGQTFGKRVAGIKVLPVEADAPLGFGRALRRWNTLGLPTLLWYCCGLGLLLQLIDALSPLFDHPLRQALHDKRAQTVVVKVPRTPADRANPPGDTP is encoded by the coding sequence GTGAGCGTGGCACCCGGTTGGTATGTCGATCCCGCCGACCCGCAGACCCGGAGGTACTGGGACGGCGAGGGTTGGATCGGCGCACCCATTCCGGTCGATGCCACCCCGCCCGCAGGCCCACCCGAGCCCGAACCCGAACCCGAACCGGAGCCGGCGACACCGGCGACCGAGCCCACCGGCCCGCCGGCCGAACGGCACCCCGGGGCGACTCCGTCGTCCGGTCCGCCCGCTGGCTGGCCGCAGGGCGTACCACCCGGTCAGCCGACCGGTGCCCCGGGAGCCCCGCCGAGCTGGGTGCACCCGCCGACCTGGCCCGGGCAACCGCCGGAGATCCGGCCGCACGGGCTGCCGCTGGCCTCGTTCGGTGCCCGGCTGACCGCCCGGCTGATCGACTTCGGCATCGTCTTCGCGCTCAACGCGCTGGTGAACGGCTGGTTCTTCTGGCGCTACCTCGCGGAGCTCTCCCCCGTCGTCGACGAGTTCTGGCGGCGGGTACAGGCCCAGGACCGGACGACCGAGCCGTTTCCGGCCGCAGGTGAGCAGGCCGGCTCGCTGCTCGTGGTGATCCTGCTGATCGCCACCTCGCTCTGGCTGGCGTACGAGGTGCCGGCGATGGCGGCCAACGGACAGACCTTCGGCAAGCGGGTGGCCGGCATCAAGGTGCTGCCCGTGGAGGCGGACGCGCCGCTCGGCTTCGGCCGGGCGCTGCGCCGGTGGAACACTCTCGGCCTGCCCACCCTGCTCTGGTACTGCTGTGGCCTCGGCCTGCTGCTCCAGCTGATCGACGCGCTCTCCCCCCTCTTCGACCACCCGCTGCGGCAGGCGCTGCACGACAAGCGTGCGCAGACCGTGGTGGTGAAGGTTCCCCGCACCCCCGCCGACCGCGCCAATCCCCCGGGAGACACCCCATGA
- the hisC gene encoding histidinol-phosphate transaminase, giving the protein MTDTGRHRTTPRLTRADLDALPNYVPGRSPADLARELGLPEAIKLASNEVPYGPLPGVVEAVAEAVAGVHRYPDMGVVALRQALAERYEVDPDRIATGCGSVALAEHLVRATCLPGDELLYSWRSFEAYPIIAATSGATSVRVPNDAGHGHDLAAMAAAVTDRTRMILVCNPNNPTGTAVRRAELDRFLDAVPDDVLVVIDEAYREFVTDPEVPDGLGYADRPNVAVLRTLSKAWGLAGLRIGFLVAQPEVAAAVRKVVTPFSTSLAAQAGALAALDQADEVRRRCDLVVAERDRITEALRKLVPDVPTSQANFVWLPLGDRAVEFGKACESRGVIVRPFAGDGVRVTIGTPAENDTFLAAAESALA; this is encoded by the coding sequence ATGACCGACACCGGACGCCACCGGACAACCCCGCGGCTGACCCGCGCCGACCTGGATGCGCTGCCCAACTACGTACCCGGCCGCAGTCCCGCCGACCTGGCCCGCGAGCTGGGCCTGCCCGAGGCGATCAAGCTGGCCAGCAACGAGGTCCCGTACGGCCCACTGCCCGGCGTGGTCGAGGCGGTCGCCGAGGCCGTCGCCGGGGTGCATCGCTACCCGGACATGGGCGTGGTGGCGCTCCGCCAGGCGCTGGCCGAGCGGTACGAGGTGGACCCGGACCGGATCGCCACCGGCTGCGGCTCGGTGGCGTTGGCCGAGCACCTGGTCCGGGCGACCTGCCTGCCCGGCGACGAGTTGCTCTACTCGTGGCGCTCGTTCGAGGCGTACCCGATCATCGCGGCGACCAGCGGCGCGACCAGCGTGCGGGTGCCCAACGACGCCGGGCACGGGCACGACCTGGCGGCGATGGCGGCGGCCGTGACCGACCGGACCCGGATGATCCTGGTCTGCAACCCCAACAACCCGACCGGCACCGCGGTACGCCGGGCCGAGCTGGACCGCTTCCTCGACGCGGTACCGGACGACGTGCTCGTGGTCATCGACGAGGCGTACCGGGAGTTCGTCACCGACCCCGAGGTGCCCGACGGGCTCGGCTACGCCGACCGGCCCAACGTGGCGGTGCTGCGTACCCTCTCCAAGGCTTGGGGCCTGGCCGGCCTGCGGATCGGCTTCCTGGTCGCCCAGCCGGAGGTGGCCGCCGCGGTCCGCAAGGTCGTCACCCCCTTCTCCACCAGCCTGGCCGCGCAGGCGGGGGCGCTGGCCGCCCTCGACCAGGCCGACGAGGTGCGGCGGCGCTGCGACCTGGTGGTGGCCGAGCGGGACCGGATCACCGAGGCGCTGCGGAAGCTGGTGCCGGACGTGCCGACCAGCCAGGCCAACTTTGTCTGGCTGCCGCTCGGCGACCGGGCGGTGGAGTTCGGCAAGGCGTGCGAGTCGCGCGGGGTGATCGTCCGGCCGTTCGCTGGCGACGGGGTCCGGGTCACCATCGGCACCCCGGCCGAGAACGACACCTTCCTCGCGGCAGCCGAGTCGGCCCTGGCCTGA
- a CDS encoding PQQ-binding-like beta-propeller repeat protein yields the protein MRLATGGRRIVAAVVAVGVAAATAIIAYRVLAPAEVVTTARAAYPTLPTPEAGVVGRLPVTPLIVDGRLRVYAAQRQVYADQPADERHRRTPYWSYRRWPATLDAVVASGTTVVSRWSDGRLVALDARTGQVAWRADGPEPDQERSGRRTGTTTVWQPRGFSLGRSGDGRDVLVSSGAGQVAAVDLAGGTPLWRAEVDAGCREPVGPSTSGQLLTVDDCAGPPTVEFRDLATGEVTGRWRPPDAGADLTATLFGCTSDGAGCAALRTAGPGDATARSWLLGTGDPVLVPALAATGTELVGRMAVTLADGELVGRAVPDGVERWRVAVGLGRLVAVQTGRVHLLTEENELVTVDPSTGGQLSRFVLNVGSDGTGWTPGLAYAADGYVVVERLRRPVDPDGDEQRYYFTSEPLIIAAT from the coding sequence ATGAGGTTGGCGACGGGCGGGCGTCGGATCGTGGCGGCGGTGGTGGCGGTGGGCGTCGCCGCGGCGACCGCGATCATCGCGTACCGCGTGCTGGCCCCGGCCGAGGTGGTCACCACCGCCCGGGCCGCCTACCCGACGCTGCCCACCCCCGAGGCCGGCGTGGTGGGCCGGCTGCCGGTCACGCCGCTGATCGTCGACGGTCGGCTGCGGGTGTACGCCGCACAGCGACAGGTCTACGCCGACCAGCCGGCCGACGAACGGCACCGACGCACCCCGTACTGGTCGTATCGGCGTTGGCCGGCGACGCTTGACGCGGTGGTGGCCAGCGGGACGACCGTGGTGAGTCGATGGTCGGACGGGCGGCTGGTGGCGCTCGATGCGCGTACCGGGCAGGTCGCGTGGCGGGCCGACGGGCCGGAACCGGACCAGGAGCGGTCGGGCCGGCGCACCGGTACGACCACCGTCTGGCAGCCGCGCGGATTCTCGCTGGGCCGCAGCGGCGACGGCCGCGACGTGCTGGTGAGTTCCGGGGCGGGCCAGGTCGCGGCGGTCGACCTGGCCGGTGGCACGCCGCTGTGGCGGGCCGAGGTGGATGCGGGCTGTCGGGAACCGGTCGGCCCCAGCACCAGCGGCCAGTTGTTGACCGTCGACGACTGCGCCGGGCCGCCGACGGTGGAATTCCGCGACCTGGCGACCGGTGAGGTGACCGGCCGCTGGCGTCCGCCGGACGCCGGTGCCGACCTCACCGCCACGCTCTTCGGCTGCACCTCGGACGGTGCCGGCTGTGCCGCGCTGCGGACCGCCGGACCGGGGGACGCGACCGCCCGAAGTTGGCTGCTCGGCACCGGTGACCCGGTCCTGGTGCCGGCACTGGCCGCGACCGGTACCGAACTGGTCGGCCGGATGGCGGTGACCTTGGCGGACGGAGAGCTGGTCGGCCGCGCGGTCCCGGATGGCGTCGAGCGCTGGCGGGTCGCCGTGGGGCTGGGCCGGCTGGTCGCCGTGCAGACCGGGCGGGTGCACCTGCTGACCGAGGAGAACGAACTGGTCACGGTGGATCCGTCGACCGGCGGGCAGCTGTCCCGGTTCGTGCTCAACGTCGGCTCCGACGGCACGGGATGGACCCCGGGCCTGGCGTACGCGGCCGACGGGTACGTGGTCGTGGAGCGGCTGCGTCGTCCCGTCGACCCCGACGGGGACGAGCAGCGCTACTACTTCACCTCCGAGCCACTGATCATCGCCGCGACCTGA
- a CDS encoding SRPBCC domain-containing protein: MSTVAVNRLVPAPTADLWRLLTDLPRRFPPDVPVEVLTPGRFGPGTAWRETRIRPDGSPLAEEFVVLAAEPPRRLVLGSPGDGVDYRITWTLRDVRRRRRRYAAVTVTVQARPAAPAGRAVALLLGGLAAGAAEKVLRQDIAALAAAADRHRAA; this comes from the coding sequence ATGTCGACGGTTGCGGTCAACAGATTGGTCCCGGCGCCCACGGCCGACCTGTGGCGCCTGCTCACCGACCTGCCCCGGCGCTTCCCGCCCGACGTGCCGGTCGAGGTGCTGACACCCGGGCGGTTCGGGCCGGGCACCGCCTGGCGCGAGACGCGAATCCGCCCGGACGGCAGCCCGCTGGCCGAGGAGTTCGTCGTGTTGGCGGCCGAGCCACCCAGGCGGCTGGTGCTCGGCTCGCCCGGCGACGGCGTCGACTACCGGATCACCTGGACGCTGCGGGACGTACGCCGCCGTCGCCGCCGGTACGCGGCGGTGACCGTGACGGTGCAGGCCCGGCCCGCCGCGCCGGCCGGTCGGGCGGTCGCGTTGCTGCTCGGCGGCCTGGCCGCAGGTGCCGCCGAGAAGGTGTTGCGGCAGGACATCGCCGCCCTGGCCGCCGCCGCCGATCGCCACCGAGCCGCCTGA
- a CDS encoding DUF397 domain-containing protein → MHDFVGAVWRTSSRSNDQGLCVEVADNLARAHGVVGIRDSKDQSGPVLTVSPPGWSAFVDAIRTGRFTR, encoded by the coding sequence ATGCACGATTTCGTGGGCGCGGTCTGGCGTACCAGCAGTCGCTCCAATGACCAGGGTCTCTGCGTGGAGGTGGCCGACAACCTGGCCCGAGCTCACGGCGTGGTGGGCATCCGCGACTCCAAGGACCAGAGCGGCCCGGTGCTGACGGTCAGCCCGCCCGGCTGGAGCGCGTTCGTCGACGCGATCCGGACGGGCCGTTTCACCCGCTGA
- the fahA gene encoding fumarylacetoacetase — translation MSWVTGVQGSGYGVQHLPYGVFRTGSAEPRIGVRIGDLVFDLAGAEAADLVLAGGAFGRPTLNAFLALGRPQWTAVRQRITELLTDPAHRAAVEPLLVPLTEVRMELPFEVADYVDFYSSEQHASNVGQIFRPGQPPLLPNWKHLPIGYHGRAGTVVVSGTPVVRPQGQRPGREGPTFGPSARLDIEAEVGFVVGVPSPLGRRVAAADFTDHVFGVVLVNDWSARDIQAWEYQPLGPFLGKSFATSVAAWVTPLDALRHAFVPAPEQDPPVAEYLRDEPHLGLDLRLTVSWNGEPVSEPPFAGMYWTPAQQLAHLTVNGASLRTGDLYASGTVSGPRRDQVGSFLELTWGGAEPVTVAGAERTFLADGDTVTITATAPGPDGSVIALGEVTGTVQPAR, via the coding sequence CACCGGCTCCGCCGAGCCACGGATCGGCGTACGCATCGGGGATCTGGTGTTCGACCTGGCCGGTGCGGAGGCGGCCGACCTGGTGCTGGCGGGCGGAGCGTTTGGCCGACCGACGCTCAACGCGTTCCTGGCACTGGGACGACCGCAGTGGACGGCGGTGCGACAGCGGATCACCGAGCTGCTCACCGACCCGGCCCACCGGGCGGCGGTGGAACCGCTGCTGGTGCCGTTGACCGAGGTGCGGATGGAGTTGCCCTTCGAGGTCGCCGACTACGTCGACTTCTACTCCTCGGAACAGCACGCCTCGAACGTGGGGCAGATCTTCCGGCCCGGCCAGCCGCCGCTGCTGCCCAACTGGAAGCACCTGCCGATCGGCTACCACGGCCGGGCCGGCACGGTGGTGGTCTCCGGCACCCCGGTGGTCCGCCCGCAGGGGCAGCGACCCGGCCGCGAGGGGCCGACCTTCGGTCCTTCGGCGCGGCTCGACATCGAGGCCGAGGTCGGCTTCGTGGTCGGCGTACCGAGCCCGCTCGGCCGTCGGGTCGCCGCTGCCGACTTCACCGACCACGTCTTCGGCGTGGTGCTGGTGAACGACTGGTCGGCCCGGGACATTCAGGCCTGGGAGTACCAACCCCTCGGGCCCTTCCTGGGCAAGTCGTTCGCCACCTCGGTGGCCGCCTGGGTGACCCCGCTGGACGCGCTCCGGCACGCCTTCGTGCCCGCGCCCGAGCAGGACCCGCCGGTGGCCGAGTACCTGCGCGACGAACCCCACCTCGGGCTGGACCTGCGGCTGACGGTGAGCTGGAACGGCGAGCCGGTCAGCGAGCCCCCGTTCGCCGGGATGTACTGGACGCCGGCCCAGCAACTGGCCCACCTGACCGTCAACGGTGCCTCGCTGCGCACCGGCGACCTGTACGCCTCCGGCACGGTTTCCGGCCCCCGGCGCGACCAGGTCGGCTCGTTCCTGGAACTCACCTGGGGTGGCGCCGAGCCGGTCACGGTGGCCGGAGCGGAACGCACCTTCCTCGCCGACGGTGACACTGTGACGATCACCGCCACCGCCCCCGGGCCGGACGGCAGCGTCATCGCGTTGGGCGAGGTGACGGGCACGGTACAGCCGGCCCGCTGA